One window of Planctomycetia bacterium genomic DNA carries:
- a CDS encoding sugar phosphate isomerase/epimerase has protein sequence MTKWAIGVFAGIDAGLGVKLEVARELGVPTIQLHAPHPESRTPEKAQAFLAKLKDYGLTLTAVFGGFDGESYADIPTVVRTVGLVPPETRAARVQEMKEISDFAKLLGCKVVALHIGFVPHDVKDKTFQEIVAVARELCDYVQRNGQALHLETGQETAAGLLTFIQAVGRDNLFINFDPANMILYGSGEPIAALKQVGKFVRSVHCKDGSWAKHPGKEWGCEMPLGQGDVGMYNYLHTLREIGYEGPLTIEREIAQEPERQKAEIGHAVRLLTELKEKLG, from the coding sequence ATGACGAAGTGGGCGATCGGAGTATTTGCCGGAATCGACGCCGGGCTCGGCGTGAAGCTGGAAGTGGCGCGCGAACTCGGCGTGCCGACGATCCAACTGCATGCCCCGCATCCGGAAAGCCGCACGCCGGAAAAGGCGCAAGCGTTCCTGGCGAAGCTCAAGGACTACGGCCTGACGCTCACGGCCGTCTTCGGCGGCTTCGACGGCGAGAGCTACGCCGACATTCCGACCGTGGTCCGCACCGTCGGCCTCGTGCCGCCGGAAACGCGTGCCGCGCGCGTGCAGGAGATGAAGGAGATCTCCGACTTCGCGAAGCTGCTCGGCTGCAAAGTCGTAGCGCTGCATATCGGCTTCGTGCCGCACGACGTAAAAGACAAGACATTCCAAGAGATCGTCGCCGTCGCGCGCGAACTTTGCGACTACGTGCAACGCAACGGCCAGGCCTTGCATCTGGAAACCGGACAAGAAACCGCCGCCGGACTGCTGACCTTCATTCAAGCCGTCGGGCGCGACAACCTGTTCATCAACTTCGATCCCGCGAACATGATTCTCTACGGCTCCGGCGAACCGATCGCGGCGCTGAAGCAAGTCGGTAAGTTCGTACGCAGCGTCCATTGCAAAGACGGCTCTTGGGCGAAGCATCCGGGCAAGGAATGGGGCTGCGAAATGCCGCTCGGCCAAGGCGACGTCGGGATGTACAACTACTTGCACACGCTGCGGGAAATCGGTTACGAAGGCCCGCTCACGATCGAGCGCGAGATCGCCCAAGAACCGGAGCGCCAAAAAGCGGAGATCGGTCACGCCGTTCG